Proteins found in one Vallitalea guaymasensis genomic segment:
- a CDS encoding sulfatase family protein — translation MKNILMIICDQLSATALKAYGNDYVKAPNIDSLSDNGVTFENAYTSCPLCQPARASFWSSKYPHQTKVLSNLPDQGFDTFSTEIETLGDLFSKNGYDCVHIGKRHDYGALRGFKIMDYEQIKSERDNPAITVNYETFYDEDTTRKMIHYLKEEASDNPFLAVADLQNPHNICSYIGENELGHKDFGINEDELPQLPDNYNFDDALNRPEFIQYMCCSHRRQSQTIHWGEDDFRHYLYAYYHYIGVVDKQIGKILKALEESGKKDDTMIVLFADHGEGMASHRLVTKYGAFYEETNRVPLIFSGNNVKGNRKVDGLVSLLDIYPTLADYAGITTYKKEEGISQYKQIIGESDTADNEYVSAQWYDEYDGYIVPGRMYLDKDYKYTVYREDNSEELFDMKNDRLENINLAVKSEYKHILEQYRDKLKNHIEKTNDNFFSLKSEYDKKYRQHKPGMENHTGPNAVLDYSERLK, via the coding sequence ATGAAAAATATATTAATGATTATTTGTGACCAATTAAGTGCTACTGCACTTAAAGCATATGGCAATGATTATGTTAAGGCGCCGAACATTGATAGTTTATCTGATAATGGTGTTACATTTGAGAATGCTTATACATCCTGTCCTTTATGCCAACCTGCAAGGGCATCTTTTTGGAGTTCTAAATATCCACATCAAACGAAGGTTCTTAGTAATTTACCTGATCAAGGGTTTGATACATTCTCTACAGAGATTGAAACACTAGGAGATCTATTCAGTAAAAATGGTTATGATTGTGTACATATAGGTAAAAGACATGACTATGGAGCTTTGCGAGGTTTTAAAATAATGGATTATGAGCAGATAAAGAGTGAAAGAGATAATCCTGCTATAACGGTTAATTACGAGACATTTTACGATGAAGATACAACTAGAAAAATGATTCATTATCTAAAAGAAGAGGCTTCTGATAATCCATTTTTAGCAGTTGCAGATTTGCAAAATCCACATAACATATGTTCATATATTGGTGAAAACGAATTAGGACATAAGGACTTTGGTATTAATGAAGATGAGTTGCCTCAGTTACCAGATAATTATAATTTTGATGATGCACTTAATCGTCCAGAATTTATACAATATATGTGCTGTAGTCATAGACGTCAGAGCCAGACAATTCATTGGGGAGAAGATGATTTTAGACACTATCTATATGCCTATTACCATTACATCGGTGTTGTGGATAAACAGATAGGTAAGATACTGAAAGCTCTAGAAGAATCAGGAAAGAAAGATGACACTATGATAGTATTGTTTGCAGATCATGGTGAAGGAATGGCATCTCACCGTTTGGTTACAAAGTATGGTGCTTTCTATGAAGAAACTAATAGGGTTCCTCTTATTTTTTCAGGGAATAATGTAAAGGGAAATAGAAAGGTTGATGGATTGGTTTCACTTCTTGATATATATCCAACACTAGCTGATTATGCAGGCATAACAACTTATAAGAAGGAAGAGGGTATAAGTCAATATAAACAGATTATCGGAGAGAGTGATACTGCAGATAACGAATATGTAAGTGCTCAATGGTATGATGAATATGATGGTTACATAGTTCCAGGTAGGATGTACCTTGATAAGGATTATAAATATACGGTATATCGAGAAGATAACAGCGAAGAGTTGTTTGATATGAAAAATGATAGATTAGAAAATATAAATCTAGCTGTGAAATCAGAATATAAACATATTCTAGAACAATATAGGGATAAGCTTAAGAATCACATAGAGAAGACTAATGATAATTTCTTTAGCCTTAAGAGTGAATACGATAAGAAATATAGACAGCATAAGCCTGGTATGGAAAATCACACTGGACCTAATGCTGTACTGGATTATTCGGAAAGATTAAAATAG
- a CDS encoding MFS transporter: MRKFDSIIIRWIIATSLSGLGDSFTKIAMSIMTYNITSSGKYAAIVFLAGVIPSVIFGPFIGVRVDNSNKRDILIKSNLVSIIILLFLIIIPGNAWLYFIGNFILATISLFFRTSSIVILPELVNNKDNLIKINSIYSLTNKLGRAIGMVIAGFVSEIILFRYLFVFDLLTFLICIFIIISIHELKYIYDSSKSVNAKESYITKLQCGIKIYKDNRILATSLFFFGLVTMCDGVIFPQLVVYVKEYLNNGGQLLGQIQSIFLIGTIVGQAIIYYTPTKINEKKGLKIGVLFSIIFVILLGVINSVFLTFVLLFLYGAFGALIMISWITLSQKEIDIETRGRGTAFADAIVKIFNLIGIGFSIIIYDYITIAQQFTIIGSISLILFCILLSLYKKFRL; this comes from the coding sequence GTGAGAAAATTTGATAGTATTATTATAAGATGGATTATTGCAACGTCTTTATCAGGATTAGGTGACTCATTTACAAAAATAGCAATGTCAATTATGACATATAATATTACTTCATCAGGTAAATATGCTGCAATAGTTTTTTTAGCTGGTGTTATTCCATCTGTTATATTTGGACCTTTTATTGGAGTAAGAGTGGATAATAGTAATAAGAGAGATATTTTAATAAAGTCTAATTTGGTTAGCATTATTATTCTTTTATTTCTTATAATTATTCCTGGGAATGCATGGTTATATTTTATTGGAAATTTTATTTTAGCTACTATAAGTTTATTTTTCAGAACGAGCTCAATAGTTATTTTGCCAGAATTGGTTAATAATAAGGACAATTTAATAAAAATAAACAGTATCTATTCACTAACTAATAAATTAGGAAGAGCTATAGGTATGGTAATAGCCGGATTTGTAAGCGAAATAATTTTGTTTAGATATTTGTTCGTTTTTGATTTACTAACTTTTTTAATTTGTATATTTATAATTATATCCATACATGAATTAAAATATATTTATGATAGTTCTAAATCAGTTAATGCCAAAGAAAGTTATATTACAAAATTACAATGTGGTATAAAAATATATAAAGATAATCGAATTCTAGCAACAAGTTTATTTTTTTTCGGATTAGTTACAATGTGTGATGGGGTTATTTTTCCACAGCTCGTGGTGTATGTAAAAGAATATTTAAATAACGGTGGTCAATTATTAGGACAAATACAATCTATTTTTTTAATAGGTACTATAGTCGGTCAGGCAATAATATATTATACACCAACAAAAATCAACGAAAAGAAAGGTTTAAAAATCGGAGTTTTATTTAGTATTATATTTGTAATATTATTAGGAGTAATAAATTCTGTATTTTTAACGTTTGTTTTATTATTTTTATACGGAGCTTTTGGAGCACTAATAATGATTTCTTGGATAACTTTATCCCAGAAAGAAATTGATATAGAGACAAGGGGCAGAGGAACTGCTTTTGCTGATGCTATTGTAAAAATCTTTAATTTAATAGGAATTGGATTTTCAATTATTATTTATGATTATATTACTATAGCTCAACAGTTTACTATTATTGGAAGTATATCATTAATTTTATTTTGTATACTTTTATCTTTATATAAAAAGTTTAGGCTTTAA
- a CDS encoding radical SAM protein translates to MNKYYLKWPMTAKCLMNCKFCYNKKSRKNWSQEINKEDLKKFISIINNNEYINGITLSGGEPTISNNFFDFCDNINKPFGFISTGDNLFDKKFINVLENKNLQFITISIDCLNPIIVKEIRGKDVLNNQLKTIKYLIYLRKNNPKCNFQIYINTVLTKMNVNEIEKLVDELANNEIDRLQIFRYFMSGRKDIDSELKLSFEREIEITDILINLYNKNRVKWDDKGFNLILRHLPPIGGLYYEKKHNKTLPFKSRECGIKRNTIYLNSDTTLNLCKIYHKDIFNEIKHLKFAEIDFEILKVKLLDIVANEVNSFKYYNNYFPCSECELLNTRCNPCTSIGRDGKTNVEYEECISYFKLLKSGRCKSEKI, encoded by the coding sequence TTGAATAAATATTATTTAAAGTGGCCAATGACCGCTAAATGTTTAATGAATTGCAAATTCTGTTACAATAAAAAATCTAGGAAAAATTGGTCTCAAGAAATTAATAAAGAAGATTTAAAAAAATTTATTAGCATAATAAATAATAATGAATATATAAATGGTATAACACTAAGTGGAGGCGAACCAACTATATCAAATAATTTTTTTGATTTTTGTGATAATATAAATAAACCATTTGGTTTTATTTCCACTGGAGATAATTTGTTTGATAAGAAATTTATAAATGTATTAGAAAATAAAAATCTACAATTTATTACTATAAGTATTGATTGTTTAAATCCAATAATTGTAAAAGAGATTAGAGGAAAAGATGTTCTTAATAATCAATTAAAAACAATCAAATATCTAATTTATTTAAGAAAAAATAATCCTAAATGTAACTTTCAAATTTATATTAATACAGTATTAACAAAAATGAATGTAAATGAAATTGAAAAATTAGTTGATGAATTAGCTAATAATGAAATAGATCGTTTACAAATATTTAGATATTTTATGTCAGGTAGAAAGGATATTGATAGTGAATTAAAGTTAAGCTTTGAGAGAGAGATTGAGATTACAGATATTTTAATAAATTTATACAATAAAAACAGAGTAAAATGGGATGATAAAGGATTTAATTTGATACTTAGACATTTACCTCCCATTGGTGGACTTTACTATGAAAAAAAACACAATAAAACATTACCTTTTAAATCTAGGGAATGTGGCATCAAAAGAAACACAATATATCTTAATAGTGATACAACACTCAATTTGTGTAAAATTTATCACAAAGATATATTCAATGAAATTAAACATTTAAAATTCGCTGAAATAGACTTTGAAATACTAAAGGTTAAACTATTAGATATTGTTGCTAACGAGGTTAATTCTTTTAAATACTACAATAACTATTTTCCATGCAGTGAATGTGAATTATTAAATACTAGATGCAATCCTTGCACTTCTATTGGTAGAGATGGGAAAACTAATGTTGAATATGAAGAATGTATAAGTTACTTTAAATTATTAAAAAGTGGCAGGTGTAAAAGTGAGAAAATTTGA
- a CDS encoding radical SAM/SPASM domain-containing protein: MNRENSYKFIEVETDKAIYNFEFSSIHIEITGNCNMSCEHCRGAFDDKIDLPLDQIIKIVKFTRKYSPAFKEITLSGGETFMHKQFKKVLKSVRELNVTHITLMSNGTFIDNDIIDYIKTLKFERVTFSISLDTLSPTKHNSFRHNDKAYEYAISALKRLTEVKESSFQVAIRSTILPDNIEEMEDMTIFAISLGANRVSFSSVFPSGIASEKPELWMDAKTLRKFSDNLNELYHKYGNRIDVSSIEPLKWLSRKRYRKKEDGVIEIDTCPAGTISFNINSNGDMTPCALLNLPMFNILDKTEEEIEKAFINNSIVHNLLDRNLKGNCGDCSEKDRCAGCRARAYYVNGDYLGEDPNCWKHLL, encoded by the coding sequence ATGAATCGTGAAAATAGTTATAAATTTATCGAAGTAGAAACGGATAAAGCAATTTATAATTTTGAATTTTCTTCTATACATATTGAAATAACTGGGAATTGTAATATGTCATGTGAACACTGTAGAGGTGCATTTGATGATAAAATCGATCTACCATTAGATCAAATTATTAAAATTGTCAAATTTACAAGGAAGTATAGTCCAGCATTTAAAGAAATTACTCTTTCTGGCGGAGAAACTTTTATGCACAAACAGTTCAAAAAAGTTCTAAAATCAGTTAGAGAATTAAATGTTACTCATATAACTTTGATGTCAAATGGAACGTTTATTGACAATGATATTATTGATTATATTAAGACTTTAAAATTTGAAAGAGTTACATTTTCAATTAGCCTCGATACATTAAGTCCAACAAAACATAATAGTTTTAGACATAATGATAAAGCGTATGAATATGCAATATCTGCTTTGAAAAGATTAACAGAAGTTAAAGAATCTTCATTTCAAGTAGCAATACGATCAACAATATTACCAGATAATATAGAAGAAATGGAAGATATGACTATTTTTGCAATATCTTTAGGTGCAAACAGAGTTAGTTTCTCTTCAGTATTTCCATCTGGTATAGCCTCAGAAAAGCCTGAGTTATGGATGGATGCCAAAACACTAAGAAAATTTAGCGATAATCTAAATGAGCTTTATCATAAATATGGTAATAGGATTGATGTCTCAAGCATTGAACCTTTGAAATGGTTATCAAGAAAGCGTTACAGAAAAAAAGAAGATGGTGTTATAGAAATTGATACTTGTCCAGCTGGTACTATATCTTTTAATATAAATTCAAATGGAGATATGACTCCTTGTGCATTACTAAATTTACCAATGTTTAATATATTAGATAAAACTGAAGAAGAGATTGAAAAGGCATTTATAAACAATTCTATTGTTCATAACTTATTAGATAGAAATCTAAAAGGCAATTGTGGCGATTGTAGTGAAAAGGATAGATGTGCAGGATGCAGGGCAAGAGCATATTATGTAAATGGTGATTACTTAGGAGAAGACCCTAATTGTTGGAAACATTTACTATAG
- a CDS encoding radical SAM/SPASM domain-containing protein — MKNNENICKFIEVETDNAIYNFGFSDIQFEITGKCNMFCEHCRGAFEKRVDLPVEQIYKVIKFAKIYSSDLKEVMLSGGEPFMHKNFREVLKCVSDLKIPNLTLTTNGSFLNSNIIDYIKSLNFERVIFSISLDSLDAKKHNAFRHHNKAYEYAISALKKLAEYKEPSFFVSIRSTILPGNINEMEDMVKFGIELGVDRVSFSSVLPSGKALEKPELWMDVKKLKEFSTNLHRLNNKYCNVIDVSSNEVLKWISNGDHYNKEEGVVTIEGCAAGTLSFNINSNGDMTPCALLGLPMFNILNKTIEEIEKAFIHNSIVHNLLDRNLKGSCGSCNEKNRCGGCRARAHYVNGDYLAEDPNCWKN, encoded by the coding sequence ATGAAAAATAACGAAAATATTTGCAAATTTATTGAAGTTGAGACTGATAACGCCATATATAATTTTGGATTTTCTGATATACAATTTGAAATAACAGGAAAATGTAATATGTTTTGCGAACATTGCAGAGGAGCGTTTGAAAAAAGAGTTGATTTACCCGTAGAACAAATTTACAAGGTAATTAAATTTGCAAAAATTTATAGTTCAGATTTAAAAGAAGTTATGCTTTCGGGCGGAGAACCTTTTATGCATAAAAATTTTAGAGAAGTTCTTAAATGCGTAAGTGATTTAAAAATACCAAATCTTACTTTAACTACAAATGGATCATTTTTAAATAGTAACATTATTGATTATATTAAATCTTTAAATTTTGAAAGAGTAATATTCTCAATAAGTTTAGACTCGTTAGATGCAAAAAAGCACAATGCATTTAGACATCACAATAAAGCTTATGAATATGCAATATCTGCTTTAAAGAAATTAGCTGAGTATAAAGAACCATCTTTTTTTGTTTCAATAAGGTCTACAATTTTGCCAGGCAACATAAATGAAATGGAAGATATGGTGAAGTTTGGAATTGAATTAGGTGTTGATAGAGTAAGTTTTTCATCAGTATTACCATCTGGTAAAGCTTTAGAAAAACCCGAATTGTGGATGGATGTAAAAAAATTAAAGGAATTCAGCACTAATTTACATAGATTGAACAATAAATATTGTAATGTAATAGATGTTTCAAGTAATGAAGTACTAAAATGGATATCTAATGGTGATCATTACAATAAAGAAGAAGGGGTTGTTACCATTGAGGGTTGCGCAGCGGGAACATTATCTTTTAATATAAATTCAAATGGTGATATGACTCCTTGCGCCCTATTAGGGTTACCAATGTTTAATATCTTGAATAAAACAATAGAAGAAATCGAAAAAGCATTTATTCATAATTCTATTGTTCATAATTTATTAGACAGAAATTTAAAAGGGAGTTGTGGAAGTTGCAATGAAAAGAATAGATGTGGTGGATGTAGAGCAAGAGCCCATTATGTAAATGGAGATTATTTAGCAGAAGATCCAAATTGTTGGAAAAATTAA
- a CDS encoding chondroitinase family polysaccharide lyase gives MRILKKGVLLLLILSMCIMPINPIHATNSQNSPKYETEAKKLYDFGLVKGSSEVNQKLDLESPVTKEEAIILALRLSNNEQKVEDLTEDDIVGLLGRYTDGNLVSQWAKEYVAYAIKKEIIVGNEIDPKKNIDGESFAMMLLKLLGYENNEDIKALELLGEKNGWTTEQIAEFDKPLTRDDLAGMMYKSLNLRNASGTSIITNVLERKAEEIDTKLYTFESGIPDDIESDNESEISLSEKHFKGGYRSLQWNYSKESSLVFSTPIGFELFDENSGSNKLDTFAFWVYNEKPVHDKLIVEFGRGDKVDCYFTFGLDFTGWRTAWVSYERDMQGEPREDMDTMRIKAPSNVEAGTLYFDQIVLANPVDSRHQNRDFQVPFVNVEADNMANKHWVSLYKFYDLKSKDKLPEKVTTEDIEDFNLISQRLYDNLFINKNVDEKAMDAIRKQFNTYNIVRNEGTITGNSVDLPFVKQIYPQEIMDAVYIDLRHTNVRKQYTDIMYNIANMYHSTDNAEYKKELNQIFIDMTEHMLDQGWEAGSILGTVHHIGYNVRGFYNSVFLMREQLKEAGLLDRVQKSIYWFTGMGRIYDYEDKEPGNVDILNTTIQGMLISILIKEDTPDKVRDFDGFSDWMNRCMKTTPGLSGGFKEDGSGFHHRNGYPGYANPAFNGLTPVVYYMSGTKYRLEEQAHELLKKVIMVTRLYTNKYQWLVSLSGRGVDGTSKITDKPFGFLALAGTPDGEEEVDPEAAAAYLRLTNLKKPSKTAKMLLDMGYTPEDSPNGNWTMNYSNLGLHRRDDWLAGVRGHSKYLWGNETYTNSNLYGRYIAYGQVQIMSQGDPINNKDSGYNPNGYNWNRWPGTTTIQLPIDELKSDVRNLDEFSGFEEMLISDESYSGALNIEGENGMFSMKLHEHPKYDESHRARKSVFFFDDRIILLGSDIENDNEKYKTQTIMFQNYLANKDMPIWVNSKDSVKEFPYEQNIQTDKDFWVMDNNSNGYFIPEGYDIEITRSTQDSKNHKNGKDTKGDFATAVIDHGKAPKNQDYEYAILVKTDVESIEKFVEQMGNTDTALYKVLQKDKNAHIVKDRLTNTTGYAIFEANDNIDKGIVKGVDTPTMIMTKETGDDLVLSMVDPDLHLYEGIDESQYDEDGNRKEVSIYSREWCKNESKPSTVKLTIAGEWNLKTVNENCKIISRDSAKTQFEFICQDAKPIEIELSKK, from the coding sequence ATGAGAATACTGAAAAAAGGGGTACTATTATTGCTGATATTAAGTATGTGTATAATGCCCATTAACCCAATTCATGCAACGAATTCACAGAATAGTCCTAAATACGAGACAGAGGCAAAAAAACTATATGATTTTGGGTTGGTAAAAGGCAGCTCTGAAGTAAATCAGAAGTTGGATTTAGAATCACCTGTGACGAAAGAAGAGGCAATAATATTAGCATTAAGATTAAGTAACAATGAGCAAAAAGTAGAGGATTTGACAGAGGATGATATAGTTGGGCTACTAGGTAGATACACAGATGGTAATCTTGTGTCACAGTGGGCAAAGGAATATGTTGCATATGCTATCAAAAAAGAAATTATAGTTGGAAATGAGATTGACCCTAAGAAAAATATAGATGGTGAAAGCTTTGCAATGATGCTGTTAAAGCTATTAGGGTATGAGAATAATGAAGATATAAAAGCGTTGGAATTATTAGGTGAAAAAAATGGTTGGACAACAGAACAGATTGCTGAATTCGATAAACCATTAACCAGAGATGATCTTGCTGGAATGATGTACAAATCATTGAATCTAAGAAATGCCAGTGGTACTTCTATTATTACTAATGTTTTAGAAAGAAAAGCTGAAGAAATAGATACTAAGTTATACACATTTGAATCAGGAATACCAGATGATATTGAATCAGATAATGAATCAGAGATTTCACTAAGTGAAAAACATTTTAAGGGTGGTTATAGATCCCTGCAATGGAATTACTCCAAAGAATCTAGTTTAGTGTTCTCAACACCTATAGGTTTTGAATTGTTTGATGAGAATTCTGGTTCCAATAAATTAGATACATTTGCTTTTTGGGTATACAATGAAAAGCCGGTCCATGATAAGTTAATAGTAGAATTTGGAAGAGGAGATAAGGTTGACTGTTACTTCACATTCGGTCTTGATTTTACTGGATGGCGTACTGCATGGGTATCTTATGAGAGAGATATGCAGGGTGAACCACGTGAAGACATGGATACAATGAGAATTAAAGCTCCGTCTAATGTAGAAGCAGGAACACTATACTTTGACCAAATCGTTTTAGCTAATCCTGTAGATTCAAGACATCAAAATAGAGATTTCCAAGTACCTTTTGTGAATGTGGAAGCTGATAATATGGCTAATAAACACTGGGTGTCTCTATACAAATTTTATGATTTAAAGAGTAAAGACAAGCTCCCAGAAAAAGTTACTACTGAAGATATTGAAGATTTTAACCTGATATCACAAAGATTATATGATAATCTGTTCATCAATAAAAATGTTGATGAAAAAGCTATGGATGCTATTAGAAAGCAATTCAATACTTATAACATAGTAAGAAATGAAGGTACAATAACTGGTAATTCAGTAGACCTACCATTTGTAAAACAAATCTATCCACAAGAGATTATGGATGCAGTATATATTGACTTAAGACATACCAATGTAAGAAAACAATATACAGATATAATGTATAACATTGCCAATATGTATCATTCCACTGACAATGCTGAATATAAAAAAGAGCTGAATCAAATCTTCATTGATATGACAGAACATATGCTTGATCAAGGATGGGAAGCAGGAAGCATACTAGGTACAGTACACCACATCGGCTACAATGTGAGAGGATTCTATAATTCTGTTTTTCTTATGAGAGAACAGTTAAAAGAAGCAGGACTACTAGATAGAGTACAAAAATCCATATACTGGTTTACTGGAATGGGAAGAATCTATGATTACGAGGATAAAGAACCAGGGAATGTAGACATATTGAATACAACTATACAAGGTATGTTAATAAGTATATTAATAAAGGAGGATACTCCTGATAAAGTACGAGATTTTGATGGTTTCTCTGATTGGATGAATAGATGTATGAAAACTACGCCTGGTCTTAGTGGTGGATTCAAGGAAGATGGGTCAGGTTTCCATCATAGAAATGGATATCCAGGATATGCTAATCCTGCCTTTAATGGCTTGACTCCAGTTGTATATTACATGAGTGGAACTAAGTACAGATTAGAAGAACAAGCTCATGAGCTCCTTAAAAAAGTGATAATGGTGACAAGACTATACACTAATAAATATCAATGGTTAGTCAGTCTTTCAGGACGTGGAGTTGATGGAACGTCTAAAATAACAGATAAACCTTTTGGATTCTTAGCTTTAGCAGGTACACCAGACGGCGAAGAAGAAGTAGACCCAGAGGCTGCTGCTGCATACTTACGTTTAACTAACCTTAAAAAACCAAGTAAAACAGCAAAAATGCTCCTTGATATGGGATATACTCCAGAGGATAGTCCAAATGGAAACTGGACTATGAACTATTCTAATCTTGGACTACATAGAAGAGATGACTGGTTAGCAGGGGTTAGAGGTCATAGCAAATATCTATGGGGTAATGAAACATACACTAATTCCAATCTATATGGACGATATATTGCTTATGGACAAGTTCAGATTATGAGTCAAGGTGACCCAATAAACAATAAAGATAGTGGTTATAACCCTAATGGATATAACTGGAACCGTTGGCCTGGAACAACTACAATTCAATTACCAATAGATGAACTGAAATCAGATGTCCGTAATCTTGATGAATTTTCAGGATTTGAGGAAATGCTTATCTCTGATGAATCATATTCAGGAGCACTTAATATAGAAGGGGAAAACGGTATGTTCTCCATGAAACTTCATGAACATCCTAAGTATGATGAGTCTCATAGAGCGAGGAAATCAGTCTTTTTCTTTGATGACAGAATAATATTATTAGGTTCAGATATAGAAAATGATAATGAAAAATATAAAACACAAACAATAATGTTCCAGAATTACTTAGCAAACAAAGATATGCCTATATGGGTTAACAGTAAAGATAGTGTCAAGGAATTCCCTTATGAACAAAATATACAAACAGATAAAGATTTTTGGGTGATGGACAATAACAGTAATGGATATTTTATTCCAGAAGGGTATGATATTGAAATAACCCGTTCCACTCAAGACTCCAAGAATCATAAGAATGGAAAAGATACAAAAGGAGATTTTGCAACTGCTGTTATAGATCATGGAAAAGCACCTAAGAACCAAGACTATGAATATGCAATTCTTGTAAAAACAGATGTGGAAAGCATAGAAAAGTTCGTTGAACAAATGGGTAATACTGACACCGCTTTATATAAAGTATTACAAAAAGATAAAAATGCTCATATAGTAAAAGATAGATTAACTAATACAACTGGTTACGCAATCTTTGAAGCAAATGATAATATAGACAAAGGTATTGTCAAAGGAGTGGATACTCCAACAATGATTATGACAAAAGAAACTGGAGATGACCTGGTTCTTAGTATGGTTGATCCTGACCTGCATTTATATGAAGGAATAGATGAGTCTCAATATGATGAGGATGGTAATAGAAAAGAAGTAAGTATCTATTCAAGAGAGTGGTGCAAAAATGAAAGTAAACCATCAACTGTAAAATTAACAATTGCAGGTGAATGGAATCTAAAGACTGTCAATGAAAACTGTAAAATAATAAGTAGAGATTCAGCCAAAACTCAGTTTGAGTTCATATGTCAAGATGCAAAACCTATTGAAATAGAACTTAGTAAAAAATAA